CAGCTTGCTTTTGTTCGACAACCGCGGCACGCCCAACTGCCGGATAATTACGCGTGGAATGACCGGCTTGAATAGTCCGTACAAGCCACCGTCCTCGTAGATCCAGGTCGCCAGCGAACCGCCCGGTTTGAGAAACTGCGATAAGTGCCGGATGCCGCCCAGCGGATCGGGCGTATGCTGAAGGACTCCCAGCGAATAGATGCCGTCGAAGACGCCCGGCTTGAAAGGGAGATCGAGTAGACTCGCCTTGAGCAGCAAATAGTTCTCGGGCGGAAATCGCGAGATCGTCTTCTTGCAGGCGTAGATCGCCTCCGAGATGTCGATCGCCACCACACGGGCGCCCGCTTCGAGGGCGATCTCGGTGAATCGTCCGGCGCCGCAGCCCGCGTCGAGTAAGACCTTTCCCTTCAGGTCGCTTTTTTTCCAACCGGTCTCGGCATAGAAGCGATCGTTTGATTCGGTATCGCCGGAGACCGAATCAATCTGCATTTCGCGAAACTGGTTCCACTGCTGGCCGAAATTGTCGCAATAATCCTCGTCGTCCGGCACGTACACCAACACGCCATCCTTGCGCGAAACAGGGGCTTTTGCAAGCACGCTCTCCAGCGAATCAACCTCACTCATGGACCGGCCCCCCCGAGGACAATTTCAACGTTATCCAGCAACCAAATCTAATCAAATAATCAAGAATTATACTTTGCATTGATACGGATGCTATCACGCGGCGTTACATGTTCGTAAGCTGAAATCCGATCTTCGGTTCCGTGACTGCCATCTCAGCCGACGGCAACTGGTGCGTCGATAAATTCGCGCATCCACAGTTCGAGCATGAAGAGGGCCCACAGCGAATAAACGTGATCCGCCTGGCCGTTGAGATGTTCGTTCAACAGGCGCTGCACGCCGGCCGGCTTGAAGTAGCCGCGTCGGCGCACCGTTTCCTCGTTGAGCGTGTCACAAAGTT
This genomic stretch from Pirellulales bacterium harbors:
- a CDS encoding class I SAM-dependent methyltransferase, with the protein product MSEVDSLESVLAKAPVSRKDGVLVYVPDDEDYCDNFGQQWNQFREMQIDSVSGDTESNDRFYAETGWKKSDLKGKVLLDAGCGAGRFTEIALEAGARVVAIDISEAIYACKKTISRFPPENYLLLKASLLDLPFKPGVFDGIYSLGVLQHTPDPLGGIRHLSQFLKPGGSLATWIYEDGGLYGLFKPVIPRVIIRQLGVPRLSNKSKLLMSRMLTTLFFPIGWILSWMGRFGERLSVFLPYATRHVRGRGNLRRQWEYSVMDTFDWYGPMYDQWQREPDVRRAMTESGLVDIRRTPARGMAIVARRPQAAEKLDPVGST